The genomic interval AATCAGGCCTTTTGACACCCGAACAATTGGAAGATGCGACACTCCAAATCTTTCGTCTCGATCCTCGGGGAATCCACGCACACGCGGACATGAAGTATGTTCGTGACTTGAAGCGGCTTTGGACCGCTCTACACGATCGCGGTGAGTCCGTCACCTCGAAGACACCAGAACATCTGCTTTCGCTGGTCGCATCGGCAAAGGGACGTCAGACGGAGCATTCCCCCCACGGCGTCAAGATCCTTTTTGATCGCCATCAGCAAGACCAACACAATCCACTGTCTTCACACCCAGACGTCGCCGCGATCATCAGTTTGCTTGAGATTCTGTCACAAGGACTCTGAAAGCAAGCCCCAAACTCCAAGACTGTTCGCATCCGGCAGGCAAGGTGCCGATACCAGGGATCGATGAATTCGTTCCGTCAGAGTTGAGATCGCGTCAGGTCCCCTGCTAACGTAACAGACTCTGCCCGTTTGCAACGGTGTTTCCGTTTTCTCATCAGGAGCCTGCGACAATGCATCGGTACTGGAAATTCTCGGTGGTCATCCTCTGTTTCGTTGCGGCTTCACCCCTCATGAGCCAGGAAAAGCGTCGTCAAAAAGTGGCCTATCAAAATGCGAAAGATGCTGGACCCGACTTTCAGATCCAAGGCGAATACATCGGAAAGCTGGGCGATCAACCTGTCGGCACTCAGGTGATCGCGAAGGGTGAAGGAAAATTTGAATCGGTCACTTTCATTGGCGGTCTTCCCGGCGCAGGCTGGAACGGCGAAGAAAAATTGCGAGCCACGTGGGAAACGAAAGACGGGATCACGAAGGCCAGCGGCGATGGCTATGAAGCGACGATCTCCAATGGTGTGATCACCGTCAAACACAGCGGACGAACCGACGAACTGAAACGACTTCACCGTGAATCGCCCACGCTCGCGAAATCGGCTCCTGATGGCGCAATCGTGCTGTTCAATGGAACCAGCGTCGATCAATGGGAACCCGGCGACCTGCAAGAAAATGGACTGATGGGTGTCGGTGGGCCGGGTGGTACGAGGACAAAGCAAGCGTTCGAAAACTTCACGCTGCATCTCGAATTCCGGACACCGTTCATGCCTATGGAGAGCGGCCAGAGCCGCGGTAACAGCGGCATGTACCTGGGTGACCAGTACGAATGCCAAATTCTGGATTCATTTGGACTTGAAGGCGCCGACAACGAATGCGGCGGGATCTACAAGAACAGCAAGCCCAAAGTGAATATGTGCTTTCCGCCGCTGAGCTGGCAGACGTATGACGTTGATTTCACCTGCGCAAAGTTTGACGCCGAAGGCAAAGTTGTCTCACCGGCACGTGTCACGATCAAACACAACGACGTCGTCATTCATGACAATCTGGAACTGGCCGTCACCCCCGGCGGCGGGCGTTCGGATCAGAAACCTGGTCCGCTCTTCCTGCAGAACCACGGCGACCCCGTGCGTTTCCGCAATATCTGGCTGGTCGAGAAGAAGTAACGACGCCCCTAGCCTGATTCCCCTGTTGCTGCTGCGTCGAAATCGCAGCAGCAACAGGACTATTTTCCAGACCGATCTGTGCACTTCGACAGGATTCAGCTGCCTGTTGAATTCCTGGCAGCTGGAACCATGGCCTCTACAGAGTCATGGCAAATGAGCGATGTCAGTATTCGTGACATCAACAGGCCGTCAGGCGGCTTCGAGCGAAACTTGGATTCGCCCCGCCAGTTGCTCTTTATGGAAACGCTCACCGCGGGCATCGTAGAAATACAGCTGGTTGTGTTCCGAGGCCCAGACGGCCCCCAAACGAACGCTACGTGGCCCCCGCAGCAGGAACTGCATTCCGCAGAGTTCCCCTTTTCTGGTGAGCGGTATGACTTCCAACGCAAACTGTTCGGCCACGAGATTTTCGTGGCGGCAGAGTCGTTCATGGACGTACAGGCGCAACGCGTCCATTGTCTGGACGTCAGAAGTCGCATCGGACATCAGGCGGCCTCAGTGCTTTGGTGCAAATTCATTGGTGTCGAACCGGCAGGATGCAATGATCGGCACGTTTGGTAACAAGCTTGTCCGCACATTAAGCCGTCCGTTGGATCGATAGAGTCCGTGTCATCAGAGAATTCTGCCCAATTGAAAAATTGAGAGCTTGAGTCAAGTTTTGATTGGCACCGGTTTTCATCAAACGCCGAAACCCGTCGATGGTCCCTGTTGTCTCGGCACCCCTCGACGAGCTGTCTGCTCAAGACGGAGAGATAGGTACCTTGGCATTCAGTTTGCTATGACGTTTGTGACTCTGGGCGATGCCAGTCCTCGTGATTTTAGTAGGCGGTCAGGGGCCCGGGTGGAAACCCACAGGGGCGAAGCGTTGTGAAAACACTGCCTCACGGGTAGCTTCGTGCTGACCTCCCTCGAACAACCGTTCTCGAGCCGTAGCATTCCACAATGATTGCCGAGTTCTCACTGTTGCTGATCTGCGGAATGAGCCTGATGTGGTGCATGATGCCACGGGCTCAAGTGACCGCCGGCTTTTTCCGGATCCAGATGCTGATCGTGATTGGGTTGTCGGCGCTCGGACTGCTGACGATGGGACAATTAACAGCCACAGCCGGCCAGCCGCTCTCTCCTGCCGGTCTAATGTACGCACGAATTGCACTTGGAATCGCACTGGTCAGCGCGTACGCCGGTTCCATCTTTTGGCTTTTGGGCCGCCGTCGTCCCGGAACGATCGCCATGATCTGCGTCATGGCTGCCACACTGGTCAGCCTGATCTCGTCTCGTGGCGGTGTCAACTCGCTGATGACCGCGGCGGGGGCACTGCGGTTTCTGTCGAGCTTTGCAACGGCTGCCGTGCTGGGCAGCACAGTGACCGGCATGCTGCTTGGACACTGGTATCTGACCGCCCCGACAATGTCGATCCAACCGCTCAGGACGCTCAGTTGGTTCCTGGTTGGGGCGGTTCTACTGCGATTGTCGGTGTCGGTTGTCGGCTGGATGTCGGCTGGAGAACAATTGCACGGCGGAACCCAATGGACCTGGTTTGCCCTTCGATGGCTCGCAGGCATCCTGGGACCGCTCGTGATTTCGGTTCTGGCACTTCGAATCCTACGGTACCGGAACACGCAAGCGGCGACAGGTGTGCTGTTCGCCGGCGTGATTCTCGTATTTATCGGTGAAATGTCGGCCGCACTGCTTTACTCTGAACTTCGTGTTCCCTTCTAGTAGTACAGCCACTCTGTCCTGACAGGTTCTCGAACATTGCCTCAAGGCTCGTTGGCGCGCTCGCACCGAGTTCATCGACTTATCATCCCAGGTTTGAAGCATCACAAAAATCTCGTTCGGATCGCCGCTTTTCATTAAAGTCCTCTATGCTGATCTCATTTGACTGTCCCAAATGTTTGAAAATCGCTCACGGGGAAGTGACTCACTCCAGCCTCGCTGTTGAGTGTCCGGATTGTAGCTGGACACGTCAGATTTCAGCGGGCGATGTGACAAACGGAGAACCGGCGCGGTGCCTCGTTTGCGGTTGCGAAGATTTGTGGCGGCAAAAGGATTTTGACCAGCGGCTGGGCGTGTTTATTGTCGGCTTGGGAATTCTGTTCAGCACGATCGCAGTCGCCTACATGATGCCCGGCATCGCAATGCTGATCCTGATGGGCTTTGGACTGGCCGATTGGATTCTATATGCCGTTTTGCCCGATCGGCTGGTCTGCTATCGCTGCCACGCTCAATATCGCCGCATCACTGAACTGAAAAACGCAACCGCATTCGATTTGGAAGTCAACGAGCGTTACCGTCAAGAGGCGATTCGCTTGAAGCGCGCCGCCGAACAGCCGCAACCATCGACGGAACGACACTAAGCCGTTTCGCCACAGTCAACCTTTCCATGTCGCATTTGAGCAGTGCTCGTTGTACAGACTTGGACTTGCATTCCCTTAGGCGGCGTCTGGCAAATGTCATTCGCAATTTGACGAGAACAACACCAAGTCCTGCATCACTTGTGACGCGGCTGGATCGATGTGCTATTCTTGAGTCGCGTACTGGAGCCCTTGCGACGCGGTCGTTGTCGGGGTGACCTGTGACGGTGTCATGGCAGGATGACTGATGAAAGACGTGCTCGCTAGTGATCGTGCGTGGGTGGGGTTCGATCTTGGGGGGACCAAGATGAACGCGATGTTGTTTAACGACGAATTCGAAGTTCGC from Schlesneria paludicola DSM 18645 carries:
- a CDS encoding 3-keto-disaccharide hydrolase — translated: MHRYWKFSVVILCFVAASPLMSQEKRRQKVAYQNAKDAGPDFQIQGEYIGKLGDQPVGTQVIAKGEGKFESVTFIGGLPGAGWNGEEKLRATWETKDGITKASGDGYEATISNGVITVKHSGRTDELKRLHRESPTLAKSAPDGAIVLFNGTSVDQWEPGDLQENGLMGVGGPGGTRTKQAFENFTLHLEFRTPFMPMESGQSRGNSGMYLGDQYECQILDSFGLEGADNECGGIYKNSKPKVNMCFPPLSWQTYDVDFTCAKFDAEGKVVSPARVTIKHNDVVIHDNLELAVTPGGGRSDQKPGPLFLQNHGDPVRFRNIWLVEKK